TTTATTTCGATATTCTTGGCGAACAGAAACTTCCTCGAATTCGGCAACTCCGGCGCGCGGATCTTCTTTTATCAGCCATTGCAGCATGCCGACAATCTTGTTGCCTTCTTTTGCAAGTAGTGTATGATTATGCATTATGTAGCATTCTGCCCGTTTTTCTGCTATTTTTGGCGCGCCGTAATGCTTCAGGTACTCTATTATGGCTATTTTATCATTTTGGGTTGCCGGAGATATACTAATTGCCATATTTTTAATGGTTTTCGCGGCTTAAATAGAAATTTTCGAGTACATTTCCTCATAAAGTGCGTATAACAACTATTATATGTACTTTTTATTCGTGTTCTTTAAGAAATATTCCTATTATTTTTAGTCTGTTTTCCTCATCGTCTTTTGTACCATCCACTATCTGTTTTGCGCGCAGATATTTAATTTGAGTCATTCCTGCATCAAGTATTTCTTCTATTTCTGGGTGCTCATCTTCAGGAAAATAAGGAAGTGCGGCTCTGAGCATATCCGCTTTGTTCTCAAATACGATAGGTATTTCGCCATTCATTAACTCTTCTAGAGATTCAGCATATTGTCCTAAAAGACCGTATTTTGAATTATCAAGCATTACAGGATTATAGTCGTTCATATATTTTCTGTGTTTGCAAATATTTTTAAAGAAGTTGTCAATAACTTCGAGCATAGAATGTGAGAGTTAATACTTCTTAAGAAATGCGTTATTTCGCGTTTTATGTCTTTATAAATCTGAATGTCCAACTAAAAGACAGTATATAGAGGAGTCTGCTTCTAACTTTAGAGTGATTTAGAGTGAAAGCAAGTGCCTCGTATAACTATCGTAATATGAGGTGAATACATGGCATTCGGAAACAGAGGAGGTCCTAGAGATTTTGGAGCACCAAGGGAAATGCATAAAGCAACCTGCGCTGACTGTGGTAAAGAAACAGAAGTTCCTTTCAAACCAGCAGAGGGCAGACCAGTTTATTGCAGGGACTGTTATCAAAAACATAAGAAGTTCTAGATTAGATGATATTTCTAAGT
The genomic region above belongs to Nanoarchaeota archaeon and contains:
- a CDS encoding GNAT family N-acetyltransferase, which codes for MAISISPATQNDKIAIIEYLKHYGAPKIAEKRAECYIMHNHTLLAKEGNKIVGMLQWLIKEDPRAGVAEFEEVSVRQEYRNKGICSQLLKFAIRRVAEEFKKIKVAPRKIFLFVSKNNADARGLYEKHGFKCICETGCLFSDKDVELLYARKM
- a CDS encoding DNA-directed RNA polymerase — protein: MAFGNRGGPRDFGAPREMHKATCADCGKETEVPFKPAEGRPVYCRDCYQKHKKF